From one Streptococcus oralis genomic stretch:
- the trpE gene encoding anthranilate synthase component I, translating to MERIIHGDVLSPILAYMRLKGQHKVILESIPRDKETARFSILAYNPVFEIQFENGVLYQNGQVIDRDPLDFLYDVTHKSQHHSDLPFGGGAIGFVGYDMISLYEEICQIPEDTIGTPDMHFFVYESYMVFDHKKEKIHVIEDALYSDRSQEDLEKALNQVLEELRIPASNEFEDLDLSPLDFKPHIASQKFEQMVETARDLIRNGDMFQCVLSQRFSAEVTGNPFDFYRNLRVTNPSNYLYFYDFGDYQIIGASPESLVSVKNGIVTTNPIAGTRPRGATDEEDKALATDLLSDEKETAEHRMLVDLGRNDIGRISETASVQVTKYMEVELFRYVMHLTSVVKGRLLPELTAMDALKSTLPAGTVSGAPKIRAMRRIYELETEKRGVYAGAIGYLSATGDMDFAIAIRTMILKNQTAYVQAGAGIVYDSIAKNEYQETINKAKSMTRIGELRP from the coding sequence ATGGAACGAATCATTCATGGAGATGTCTTATCACCAATCTTGGCTTATATGCGCCTAAAGGGGCAACACAAGGTGATCTTAGAAAGTATTCCGAGAGACAAGGAAACCGCTCGTTTTTCTATCCTAGCCTATAATCCTGTTTTTGAGATTCAGTTTGAAAATGGAGTCCTCTATCAAAATGGGCAAGTGATTGATCGGGATCCTTTGGATTTCCTTTATGATGTGACTCATAAGAGCCAGCACCATTCAGACCTCCCTTTTGGTGGGGGAGCTATTGGCTTTGTCGGTTACGATATGATTTCTCTTTATGAAGAAATTTGCCAAATCCCTGAGGATACCATTGGGACGCCAGACATGCATTTCTTTGTCTATGAGAGTTATATGGTCTTTGACCATAAGAAGGAAAAAATCCATGTCATTGAGGATGCTCTATATAGCGATCGCAGTCAAGAGGATTTGGAAAAAGCCTTGAACCAAGTGCTTGAGGAATTACGCATCCCTGCTTCAAATGAATTTGAAGATTTGGATTTATCACCGCTGGACTTCAAGCCCCACATCGCTTCTCAGAAGTTTGAGCAAATGGTGGAAACAGCTCGTGACTTGATTCGCAATGGAGACATGTTCCAATGCGTACTCAGTCAGCGCTTCTCAGCAGAGGTTACTGGTAATCCATTTGACTTTTACAGAAATCTTCGCGTGACCAATCCATCTAATTATCTCTATTTCTATGATTTTGGGGATTATCAAATCATCGGTGCCAGTCCAGAAAGTTTGGTTTCAGTTAAAAATGGCATCGTGACAACTAATCCGATTGCAGGTACGCGACCAAGAGGGGCTACGGATGAAGAGGACAAGGCCTTGGCGACAGACCTGCTTTCTGATGAGAAGGAAACAGCAGAACATCGGATGTTGGTAGACTTGGGGCGTAACGATATTGGTCGCATCTCTGAAACAGCCAGTGTCCAAGTTACCAAGTATATGGAAGTGGAGCTTTTCCGCTATGTCATGCATTTGACCAGCGTGGTGAAAGGGCGTTTGCTTCCAGAATTAACAGCCATGGATGCTTTGAAATCTACACTTCCAGCTGGAACAGTTTCAGGAGCACCAAAGATTCGGGCCATGAGACGCATCTATGAACTAGAAACGGAAAAACGAGGCGTATATGCAGGAGCAATCGGCTACTTGTCTGCGACGGGTGATATGGACTTCGCCATTGCCATCCGAACTATGATTCTCAAAAATCAAACAGCTTATGTGCAGGCTGGGGCAGGGATTGTCTACGACTCTATCGCAAAAAACGAATACCAAGAAACCATTAACAAGGCAAAATCTATGACTAGAATTGGAGAACTAAGACCATGA
- a CDS encoding aminodeoxychorismate/anthranilate synthase component II, with amino-acid sequence MILLIDNYDSFTYNLAQYIGNFAEVQVLRNDDPKLYEEAEKADGLVFSPGPGWPVDAGKMEDMIRDFAGKKPILGICLGHQAIAEVFGGKLGLAPKVMHGKQSHISFEAPSVLYQGIEDGRPVMRYHSILIEEMPEGFEVTARSTDDQAIMGIQHKSLPIYGFQYHPESIGTPDGLSSIRNFIEKVVK; translated from the coding sequence ATGATTTTATTGATTGACAACTATGATTCTTTTACCTATAACTTGGCGCAATACATCGGGAATTTTGCAGAAGTGCAGGTCTTGAGAAATGATGATCCCAAGCTGTATGAAGAAGCTGAAAAAGCAGATGGTCTGGTCTTTTCTCCTGGTCCTGGTTGGCCAGTTGATGCTGGAAAGATGGAAGATATGATTCGTGACTTTGCAGGTAAGAAGCCAATTCTAGGGATCTGTTTGGGTCACCAAGCTATCGCAGAAGTCTTTGGTGGGAAGCTAGGTTTGGCTCCAAAAGTCATGCATGGGAAACAGAGCCATATTAGCTTTGAAGCGCCATCTGTTCTCTATCAAGGCATTGAGGATGGTCGTCCAGTCATGCGCTATCACAGCATTTTGATTGAAGAAATGCCAGAAGGCTTTGAAGTGACAGCTCGTTCGACTGATGACCAGGCTATTATGGGAATTCAACACAAAAGCCTGCCGATTTATGGCTTCCAGTACCATCCAGAAAGTATCGGAACGCCAGATGGCTTGTCTTCTATTCGGAATTTTATCGAGAAGGTTGTAAAGTGA
- the trpD gene encoding anthranilate phosphoribosyltransferase: protein MKEIIEKLAKFENLSGVEMTDVIERIVTGRVTEAQIASLLLALKMKGETPEERTAIAQVMRGHAQHIPTEIHDAMDNCGTGGDKSFSFNISTTAAFVLAGGGIHMAKHGNRSISSKSGSADVLQALGINLDLKSAELGKIFDKTGIVFLFAKNMHPAMKYIMPARLELGIPTIMNLTGPLIHPMALETQLLGISRPELLESTAQVLKNMGRKRAVVVAGPEGLDEAGLNGTTKIALLENGEITLSSFTPEDLGMERYAIEDIRGGNAQENAEILLSVLQNEPSPFLETTVLNAGLGFYANGKVASIKEGVALARQVIASGKALEKLRLLQEYQK from the coding sequence ATGAAAGAGATTATTGAAAAACTAGCAAAATTTGAAAATTTATCAGGTGTGGAAATGACAGATGTCATCGAGCGTATCGTAACTGGGCGTGTAACTGAAGCGCAGATTGCTTCTCTCCTCTTGGCTCTTAAGATGAAGGGGGAAACACCGGAAGAACGCACAGCCATTGCCCAAGTCATGAGAGGGCATGCCCAACATATTCCAACTGAGATACATGATGCTATGGATAACTGCGGTACAGGTGGGGACAAGTCTTTCAGCTTTAACATTTCCACAACTGCAGCCTTTGTCTTGGCTGGTGGCGGCATTCATATGGCTAAGCACGGTAACCGTTCGATTTCTTCTAAATCAGGTTCGGCAGATGTCCTTCAAGCATTGGGCATCAATCTTGATCTCAAATCAGCTGAACTAGGTAAGATTTTTGATAAAACTGGAATCGTCTTTCTCTTTGCTAAAAATATGCACCCAGCTATGAAATACATCATGCCAGCTCGTTTGGAGTTGGGAATTCCAACAATCATGAACTTGACTGGTCCACTGATTCACCCAATGGCCTTAGAAACACAGTTGCTTGGTATTAGTCGTCCAGAACTGCTAGAAAGTACAGCTCAAGTTTTGAAAAATATGGGTCGCAAACGTGCCGTTGTGGTTGCTGGACCAGAAGGTCTTGATGAAGCTGGCTTGAACGGAACAACCAAGATTGCTCTTCTTGAAAATGGCGAAATCACCTTGTCAAGCTTCACTCCAGAGGATTTGGGGATGGAACGCTACGCTATCGAAGATATCCGTGGTGGGAATGCTCAGGAAAATGCAGAAATTTTGCTCAGCGTTCTTCAAAACGAACCAAGTCCATTCTTGGAAACGACAGTTTTAAATGCAGGTCTTGGTTTCTATGCTAATGGTAAGGTAGCTAGTATCAAGGAAGGAGTAGCCTTGGCCCGTCAAGTGATTGCTAGTGGCAAGGCCCTTGAAAAACTCAGACTGTTACAGGAGTACCAAAAATGA
- the trpC gene encoding indole-3-glycerol phosphate synthase TrpC has product MSQEFLARILEQKAREVEQMELEQIQPLRQTYRLAEFLKNHQDRLQVIAEVKKASPSLGDINLDVDIVQQAQTYEANGAVMISVLTDEIFFKGHLDYLREISSQVQIPTLNKDFIIDEKQIIRARNAGATVILLIVAALSEERLKELYDYATELGLEVLVETHNLAELEVAHRLGAEIIGVNNRNLTTFEVDLQTSVDLAQHFKKGHYYISESAIFTEQDAEGLASSFNGILVGTALMQAEDVAQRIKELQIDKG; this is encoded by the coding sequence ATGAGTCAGGAATTTTTAGCACGAATCTTAGAGCAGAAGGCGCGTGAAGTCGAGCAAATGGAGCTGGAGCAAATCCAGCCCTTGCGCCAGACCTATCGCTTGGCAGAATTTTTGAAGAATCATCAAGACCGCTTGCAGGTGATTGCAGAAGTCAAGAAAGCTAGCCCTAGTCTGGGAGATATCAATCTCGATGTGGATATTGTGCAACAGGCCCAGACTTATGAAGCAAATGGAGCAGTGATGATTTCGGTTTTGACAGATGAGATTTTCTTTAAAGGACATTTGGATTATCTGCGGGAGATTTCCAGTCAGGTGCAGATTCCGACGCTCAACAAGGACTTTATCATCGATGAAAAGCAAATTATCCGCGCTCGTAATGCAGGTGCGACAGTTATCTTGCTCATCGTCGCGGCCTTGTCAGAAGAACGCCTCAAGGAACTGTATGACTATGCTACAGAGCTTGGTCTGGAAGTCTTGGTAGAGACTCACAATCTAGCTGAACTAGAAGTAGCCCACAGACTTGGAGCGGAGATTATCGGGGTCAATAACCGCAACTTGACCACCTTTGAAGTCGATTTGCAGACCAGTGTAGACTTGGCCCAGCACTTTAAGAAAGGTCACTATTACATTTCTGAATCTGCTATTTTCACAGAGCAGGATGCGGAAGGACTAGCATCATCCTTTAACGGAATTTTAGTAGGGACAGCTCTGATGCAGGCGGAGGATGTAGCCCAGAGAATCAAGGAGTTGCAAATTGACAAAGGTTAA
- a CDS encoding phosphoribosylanthranilate isomerase: MTKVKICGLSTKEAVETAVSAGADYIGFVFAPSKRQVTLGQAAELAKLIPVNVKKVGVFVSPSRAELLEAIEKVGLDLVQVHGQVADELFEDLPCSSIQAVQVDREGLVPNSQADYLLFDAPVAGSGQTFDWGQLDTTGLAQPFFIAGGLNEDNVVKAIQHFTPYAVDVSSGVETDGQKDHEKIRRFIERVKHGISRTK; this comes from the coding sequence TTGACAAAGGTTAAGATTTGTGGATTATCAACCAAAGAAGCGGTGGAAACAGCCGTTTCAGCAGGGGCGGATTACATCGGTTTTGTCTTCGCTCCTAGTAAGAGACAGGTGACCTTAGGACAGGCTGCTGAGCTGGCAAAGCTCATTCCTGTCAACGTTAAAAAGGTTGGTGTATTTGTTTCACCAAGTCGGGCAGAATTGCTAGAAGCGATTGAAAAAGTTGGTCTGGACTTGGTTCAAGTTCACGGTCAGGTAGCAGATGAGTTGTTTGAAGATTTGCCTTGTAGCAGTATTCAGGCTGTGCAAGTGGATAGAGAGGGGCTTGTGCCTAATTCTCAGGCAGATTATCTACTCTTTGATGCCCCTGTTGCTGGGAGTGGCCAGACCTTTGACTGGGGTCAACTGGATACGACAGGACTAGCTCAGCCCTTCTTTATCGCAGGTGGGCTTAATGAAGATAATGTAGTAAAAGCAATTCAACACTTTACTCCCTATGCAGTAGATGTATCAAGTGGAGTGGAGACGGATGGACAAAAAGATCATGAAAAGATTAGAAGATTTATAGAGAGGGTAAAGCATGGCATATCAAGAACCAAATAA
- the trpB gene encoding tryptophan synthase subunit beta yields the protein MAYQEPNKEGFYGKFGGRFVPETLMTAVLELEKAYRESQADPSFQEELNQLLRQYVGRETPLYYAKNLTQHIGGAKIYLKREDLNHTGAHKINNALGQVLLAKRMGKKKIIAETGAGQHGVATATAAALFNLECTIYMGEEDVKRQALNVFRMELLGAKVEAVTDGSRVLKDAVNAALRSWVANIDDTHYILGSALGPHPFPEIVRDFQSVIGREAKQQYRDLTGQDLPDALVACVGGGSNAIGLFHPFVEDESVAMYGAEAAGLGVDTEHHAATLTKGRPGVLHGSLMDVLQDAHGQILEAFSISAGLDYPGIGPEHSHYHDIKRASYVPVTDEEALEGFQLLSRVEGIIPALESSHAIAFAVKLAKELGPDKSMIVCLSGRGDKDVVQVKDRLEADAAKKGEAHV from the coding sequence ATGGCATATCAAGAACCAAATAAAGAAGGATTTTACGGAAAATTCGGCGGACGTTTTGTCCCAGAAACATTGATGACAGCAGTTTTGGAGTTGGAAAAAGCTTATCGTGAAAGTCAGGCGGATCCAAGTTTCCAAGAGGAATTAAACCAGCTCTTACGTCAGTACGTAGGACGTGAAACTCCTCTTTACTACGCAAAAAACTTGACCCAGCATATCGGTGGAGCTAAGATTTATCTCAAGCGGGAAGACCTCAACCATACAGGGGCTCACAAGATTAACAATGCCTTGGGACAAGTTCTTCTGGCTAAACGCATGGGTAAAAAGAAAATTATCGCTGAAACGGGTGCTGGTCAGCACGGTGTGGCAACTGCAACTGCTGCAGCTCTCTTTAACTTGGAATGTACCATCTATATGGGTGAGGAAGATGTTAAACGCCAAGCCCTTAATGTCTTCCGTATGGAGCTTTTGGGAGCTAAGGTTGAGGCCGTGACAGATGGTTCGCGCGTGCTCAAGGATGCAGTTAATGCAGCCCTTCGTTCATGGGTAGCTAACATCGATGACACCCACTATATCCTTGGTTCTGCCTTGGGGCCTCATCCTTTCCCAGAAATCGTTCGTGACTTCCAAAGTGTCATCGGTCGAGAGGCTAAACAACAGTACCGTGACTTGACAGGTCAAGATTTACCAGATGCCCTAGTAGCCTGTGTTGGTGGTGGTTCTAATGCTATCGGTCTCTTCCATCCATTTGTAGAAGATGAGTCAGTAGCAATGTATGGGGCTGAAGCAGCAGGGCTTGGTGTGGATACGGAGCACCACGCAGCTACCTTGACCAAGGGTCGCCCAGGTGTTCTCCACGGTTCGCTTATGGATGTGCTCCAAGATGCACATGGGCAAATTCTTGAAGCTTTCTCTATCTCAGCAGGTTTGGACTATCCTGGTATCGGTCCAGAACATTCTCACTACCACGATATCAAACGTGCCAGCTATGTTCCTGTGACTGACGAGGAAGCCTTGGAAGGATTCCAACTCTTGTCTCGCGTGGAAGGGATTATCCCAGCCTTGGAATCTAGCCATGCCATTGCCTTTGCAGTGAAATTAGCCAAAGAACTTGGTCCAGACAAGTCTATGATTGTCTGCCTATCTGGTCGTGGGGACAAGGATGTGGTTCAAGTCAAAGACCGCTTGGAAGCAGATGCAGCAAAGAAGGGAGAAGCCCATGTCTAA
- the trpA gene encoding tryptophan synthase subunit alpha has product MSKTLTEKLNAIKAAGKGIFVPYIMAGDHEKGLDGLGETIHFLEDLGVSAIEVGIPFSDPVADGPVIEEAGLRSLAHGTSTQALVETLKTIQTEVPLVIMTYFNPLFQYGVEKFVKDLADTAVKGLIIPDLPHEHANFVEPFLADTDIALIPLVSLTTGLERQKELIQGAEGFVYAVAINGVTGKSGNYRADLDKHLAQLHQVADIPVLTGFGVSSQEDVERFNAVSDGVIVGSKIVKALHQGEPIEDFIKQAVAYQK; this is encoded by the coding sequence ATGTCTAAGACACTAACAGAAAAATTGAACGCTATCAAAGCAGCAGGAAAAGGAATTTTCGTTCCCTATATCATGGCTGGGGACCATGAGAAAGGATTAGATGGTCTTGGTGAAACAATCCACTTTTTAGAAGATTTGGGTGTTTCTGCTATTGAAGTGGGTATTCCCTTTTCAGACCCTGTTGCAGATGGACCTGTAATCGAAGAAGCAGGCTTGCGCAGTCTAGCTCATGGAACTTCTACCCAGGCTTTGGTTGAAACCTTGAAAACCATTCAAACAGAAGTTCCGCTTGTCATCATGACCTACTTCAACCCCCTCTTTCAGTACGGTGTGGAGAAATTTGTCAAAGATCTGGCAGATACAGCAGTTAAGGGCTTGATTATCCCAGACCTGCCTCATGAGCATGCCAACTTTGTAGAGCCCTTTTTGGCAGACACAGATATCGCCTTGATTCCCCTAGTTAGTTTGACCACAGGACTCGAGCGCCAAAAAGAGTTAATCCAGGGAGCTGAGGGATTTGTCTATGCCGTTGCCATCAATGGGGTAACAGGGAAATCAGGAAATTACCGTGCAGACTTGGACAAGCACCTGGCACAATTGCATCAAGTAGCTGACATCCCAGTCTTGACAGGATTTGGTGTGTCTAGTCAAGAAGACGTAGAACGCTTCAATGCGGTATCAGATGGCGTTATCGTCGGTTCGAAAATTGTAAAAGCTCTCCACCAAGGAGAGCCGATTGAGGACTTTATCAAACAAGCAGTAGCTTACCAAAAATAA
- a CDS encoding prepilin peptidase — translation MIDFYFFLVGSILASFLGLVIDRFPEQSIIQPASHCDSCQIRLRPLDLIPILSQVVNCFHCRYCKAPYPVWYALFELGLGLLFLTWSWGWLSLGQVILITAGLTLGIYDFRHQEYPLLVWMTFHLILMAFCSWNLVMVFFLILGIMAHFIDIRIGAGDFLFLASCALVFSVTELLILIQFASAAGILVFLSQKKKERLPFVPFLLLAACVIIFGKLLLV, via the coding sequence ATGATTGATTTTTATTTTTTTCTTGTCGGGAGCATTCTCGCTTCCTTTCTTGGTTTGGTTATTGACCGTTTTCCTGAGCAATCCATTATCCAACCTGCTAGTCACTGCGATTCCTGTCAGATTCGCTTGCGTCCGCTAGATTTGATTCCTATCCTTTCGCAGGTGGTTAATTGTTTTCACTGTCGCTACTGCAAGGCTCCTTATCCTGTCTGGTATGCCCTCTTTGAACTAGGCTTAGGACTCCTCTTTCTGACTTGGTCTTGGGGCTGGCTTTCCTTGGGGCAAGTCATCCTCATCACTGCTGGTTTGACCTTGGGCATCTACGACTTTCGCCATCAGGAATATCCCTTACTGGTCTGGATGACTTTCCACCTAATCCTAATGGCTTTCTGTAGTTGGAATCTGGTTATGGTCTTCTTCCTTATACTTGGAATCATGGCTCATTTTATCGATATCCGAATAGGCGCAGGGGATTTTCTCTTTCTGGCTTCTTGTGCTCTCGTTTTTAGTGTGACAGAATTACTCATCTTGATTCAGTTTGCTTCTGCGGCAGGAATTTTAGTCTTTCTCTCGCAAAAGAAAAAGGAAAGACTTCCTTTTGTGCCTTTCCTCTTACTTGCTGCTTGTGTGATTATTTTTGGTAAGCTACTGCTTGTTTGA
- a CDS encoding GNAT family N-acetyltransferase — MTIRFEENVSTENAQLVCRWSNSLGKSFQEQWMGTMIPFPLTIQVLQDLEGIFSIFDGQEFVGLIQKIRLEDRNLHIGRFFINPQKQGQGLGSQALRKFVSLAFENEDIDTISLNVYEANQAAQHLYQKEGFKIVQMVEAPVRKYIMKKGR; from the coding sequence ATGACAATTCGTTTTGAAGAAAATGTGAGCACAGAAAACGCTCAGCTCGTATGCCGATGGTCCAACTCCCTTGGCAAATCCTTTCAAGAGCAATGGATGGGAACAATGATTCCTTTTCCCTTGACAATTCAAGTCTTGCAAGATTTGGAAGGAATCTTTTCAATATTTGATGGACAAGAGTTTGTGGGGCTTATCCAGAAAATCAGGCTAGAAGACAGGAATCTTCATATCGGGAGATTTTTTATCAATCCCCAGAAACAGGGGCAAGGCTTAGGTAGCCAGGCTTTAAGGAAATTTGTTAGTTTGGCATTTGAAAATGAAGACATAGATACTATTTCTCTAAATGTCTACGAAGCAAATCAAGCAGCCCAGCATCTCTATCAAAAAGAAGGATTTAAAATCGTTCAAATGGTTGAAGCACCTGTACGAAAATACATCATGAAAAAGGGCAGATAA
- a CDS encoding CsbD family protein produces the protein MSTEEKLNQAKGSIKEGVGKMIGDEKMEKEGTAEKVVSKVKEVAEDAKDAVEGAIEGVKNMLHKDEK, from the coding sequence ATGTCAACAGAAGAAAAATTAAACCAAGCAAAAGGTTCCATTAAAGAAGGTGTCGGCAAAATGATCGGCGATGAAAAAATGGAAAAAGAAGGAACAGCTGAAAAAGTTGTTTCTAAAGTAAAAGAAGTTGCTGAAGATGCTAAAGACGCTGTCGAAGGCGCTATTGAAGGTGTGAAAAACATGCTTCACAAAGACGAAAAATAA
- a CDS encoding Asp23/Gls24 family envelope stress response protein, with product MSNVDKNVEKKDVAVVSQDVKGELTYEDKVIQKIIGLSLEKVPGLLDVDGGFFSNLTEKIINTDNVTHGVNVEVGKEQVAVDLNIVVEYQKNVPALYKEIKDVVVSQVTKMTDLEVVEVNVNVVDIKTKEQHEADSVSLQDRVTDVASSTGEFASEQFEKVKSGIGSGVAAVQEKVGEGVEAVKGETKENARVH from the coding sequence ATGTCAAACGTAGATAAAAATGTAGAAAAAAAAGATGTCGCTGTTGTTTCTCAAGATGTTAAAGGGGAACTCACTTATGAGGATAAAGTAATCCAAAAAATCATTGGTCTTTCACTTGAAAAAGTACCTGGACTTTTGGATGTGGATGGAGGATTCTTCTCTAATCTAACAGAAAAAATTATCAATACAGATAATGTCACTCATGGTGTCAATGTTGAAGTTGGGAAAGAGCAAGTTGCAGTTGACTTGAACATTGTTGTTGAGTACCAAAAGAATGTCCCTGCTTTGTACAAAGAAATCAAAGATGTTGTCGTATCACAAGTTACAAAAATGACTGATCTAGAAGTGGTTGAAGTCAATGTGAATGTTGTTGATATCAAAACGAAGGAACAGCATGAAGCAGATTCAGTTAGCCTCCAAGACCGAGTAACTGATGTGGCTTCTTCAACAGGAGAATTTGCTTCAGAACAATTTGAAAAAGTGAAATCTGGTATCGGTTCAGGTGTTGCTGCTGTTCAAGAAAAAGTAGGCGAAGGTGTTGAAGCCGTTAAAGGCGAAACAAAAGAAAATGCTCGCGTACACTAA
- a CDS encoding DUF2273 domain-containing protein — protein MEWFKKYQYPIIAGLVGVILACFILSFGFFKTLFVLICGALGAFAGYYVKEKYLNK, from the coding sequence ATGGAATGGTTTAAAAAATATCAGTATCCAATTATTGCAGGTCTAGTAGGTGTCATTCTCGCTTGCTTTATCTTATCCTTTGGCTTTTTCAAAACACTCTTTGTACTAATTTGTGGAGCCCTAGGAGCATTTGCAGGATACTATGTTAAGGAAAAATATTTAAATAAATAA
- the amaP gene encoding alkaline shock response membrane anchor protein AmaP, whose protein sequence is MSKSKKILLLIFCILILAIFLPILIDYHQVSDLDIHLFSWRELYAEFLIARYVFWGTLVLSVLVLISMLVILFYPKQYLEIQLETQEDTLKLKNSAIEGFVRCLVIDHQLIKEPTVHVNSRKNKCFVYVEGKILPSDNISNRCLVIQNEITHGLKQFFGIEREVKLEVKVKEFEPPKTTKKTVSRVK, encoded by the coding sequence ATGTCAAAATCAAAGAAAATATTGTTACTTATTTTCTGTATTTTAATCTTGGCTATTTTCCTTCCTATTCTCATAGATTATCATCAGGTCAGTGATTTAGATATCCACTTATTCAGTTGGAGAGAACTCTACGCTGAATTTCTGATTGCTAGATATGTCTTTTGGGGGACACTTGTCCTATCTGTTTTAGTGTTAATTTCAATGTTAGTAATACTCTTCTATCCTAAACAGTATTTAGAGATTCAATTAGAGACTCAAGAAGATACATTAAAACTAAAAAATTCAGCTATCGAAGGCTTTGTTCGATGTTTGGTCATTGATCATCAGTTGATCAAAGAACCAACAGTCCATGTAAATAGCCGCAAAAATAAATGTTTCGTTTATGTTGAGGGCAAAATTCTTCCTTCGGACAACATCTCAAATCGATGTCTTGTCATCCAGAATGAAATAACTCATGGATTAAAGCAGTTCTTTGGTATTGAACGTGAGGTAAAACTTGAAGTTAAAGTGAAAGAATTTGAACCTCCAAAAACGACCAAAAAGACTGTTAGTCGTGTAAAGTAA
- a CDS encoding GlsB/YeaQ/YmgE family stress response membrane protein, with protein MLWSIIVGGLIGLIAGAITKKGGSMGLIANIFAGLIGSSVGQSLLGSWGPSLAGMAIIPSIVGAVIVVAVVSFLFGKK; from the coding sequence ATGTTGTGGTCCATTATTGTAGGAGGTCTTATTGGTCTCATCGCAGGTGCAATCACTAAAAAAGGTGGTTCAATGGGATTGATTGCAAATATCTTTGCAGGTCTTATCGGTTCGTCTGTAGGGCAATCACTTCTAGGAAGCTGGGGACCTTCATTGGCTGGAATGGCTATTATTCCGTCAATCGTAGGTGCAGTGATTGTTGTTGCAGTCGTTTCATTTCTATTTGGTAAAAAATAA